A genomic region of Ignavibacteria bacterium contains the following coding sequences:
- the lpxK gene encoding tetraacyldisaccharide 4'-kinase — translation MNKINYLRIFLLPFSFVYFLAIKIKEFAYHSNFIKRILGLNIYYSRIPVICIGNIRVGGTGKSQIVLELAKKLLEKGNRIAILSRGYRRKSKGFFEVVSFDTEKNGDEPVLLKKNLPNAKVFVSEDRAMALQKIDENGNFDFILLDDGLQNLSFHKDMKIVLIDKNFYSKNLIERFLLPAGNLREPKKKIFDYDFVIYNKKFEEQGIANQLAQNFLLSEYRFEYFEDFEGNVLQSDDLNLKKFGAFCGIAQPESFKKLFEKLQISPLFLKIFPDHHRYGVQDFEILIKFVEKFGCNHLVTTEKDFVRLTNFINEFKRAGVFLYYAKITARIFDEENLIQKILCLKKE, via the coding sequence ATGAATAAGATAAATTATCTCAGAATTTTTTTACTTCCTTTTTCATTCGTTTATTTCTTAGCAATTAAGATCAAAGAGTTTGCATATCATTCGAATTTTATTAAAAGGATTTTAGGGCTTAACATTTATTATTCACGGATTCCAGTCATTTGCATTGGCAACATTCGCGTTGGTGGAACAGGTAAATCTCAAATTGTTCTGGAGCTTGCTAAAAAACTTCTGGAGAAAGGTAATAGGATTGCAATTCTTTCGAGAGGTTATAGAAGAAAGTCAAAAGGATTTTTTGAAGTAGTCTCTTTTGATACTGAGAAAAATGGAGATGAACCTGTTCTCTTGAAAAAAAATCTTCCGAATGCAAAAGTTTTTGTTTCTGAAGATCGTGCAATGGCTTTACAAAAAATTGATGAGAATGGGAACTTCGATTTCATTTTATTGGATGATGGATTGCAAAATTTGAGTTTCCACAAAGACATGAAAATAGTTTTAATTGACAAAAACTTTTACTCAAAAAATTTAATTGAACGATTTTTGTTGCCTGCAGGAAATCTCCGTGAACCTAAGAAAAAAATATTTGATTATGATTTTGTTATTTACAATAAAAAGTTTGAAGAACAAGGGATAGCTAACCAGCTCGCTCAAAACTTTCTTCTGTCAGAATATCGGTTTGAATATTTTGAAGATTTTGAGGGGAATGTTCTTCAATCAGACGATTTAAATTTGAAAAAATTTGGAGCTTTTTGCGGTATTGCTCAACCCGAATCGTTTAAGAAATTGTTTGAAAAACTTCAAATTTCGCCGCTTTTTTTAAAGATTTTCCCTGATCATCACCGCTATGGTGTACAAGATTTCGAAATATTGATTAAATTTGTAGAAAAATTTGGGTGCAATCACCTTGTAACTACTGAGAAGGACTTTGTCCGACTTACAAACTTTATTAATGAGTTTAAGAGAGCTGGGGTTTTCCTCTATTATGCGAAAATCACAGCAAGAATTTTTGATGAGGAGAATCTAATACAGAAAATTTTATGTCTGAAAAAAGAGTGA
- a CDS encoding lysophospholipid acyltransferase family protein yields MKEFIQQLGIFLLPPILDLLTKTLKIEIENKEALKSGNAVFMFWHGKMLAGWWLGRNKNFYAVVSQSKDGEILSRLLKRWNFKLIRGSSSKDSKEVMREMVEVLKKGFSLAITPDGPRGPREEMKIGGLIASVRAQKPIVLCGISYEKKKIFKSWDKFELPKFFSRVKVRLSDPKLFPSGLSNDEYEQIRQKLEFELKELSKENFDE; encoded by the coding sequence ATGAAAGAGTTTATACAACAATTAGGAATTTTTCTTCTTCCTCCAATTCTGGATTTGTTAACGAAGACTTTGAAAATCGAAATAGAAAACAAAGAAGCATTGAAATCTGGTAATGCTGTTTTTATGTTCTGGCATGGGAAAATGCTTGCTGGCTGGTGGCTCGGTAGAAATAAAAATTTTTACGCTGTTGTAAGTCAGAGTAAAGATGGTGAAATTCTCTCGCGTTTACTGAAGAGATGGAATTTTAAATTAATTCGCGGCTCAAGTTCAAAAGATTCAAAAGAAGTGATGAGAGAAATGGTTGAAGTTTTGAAAAAAGGTTTTTCACTTGCTATAACTCCAGATGGTCCACGCGGACCACGAGAAGAAATGAAAATTGGTGGACTTATTGCTTCTGTTCGAGCTCAAAAACCAATTGTGCTTTGTGGAATTTCTTACGAGAAGAAAAAAATTTTTAAAAGCTGGGATAAATTTGAATTACCAAAATTCTTTTCCAGAGTGAAAGTTAGATTATCGGATCCCAAATTATTTCCATCAGGTTTATCAAATGATGAATATGAACAAATTCGCCAGAAACTTGAATTTGAATTGAAAGAACTTTCAAAAGAAAATTTCGATGAATAA
- the lpxB gene encoding lipid-A-disaccharide synthase codes for MKNILIIAGETSGDLHGSNLVKSIIQLNPSIKFFGIGGDRMQEAGVELVYHINSLSFMGFIEVIKHIPYLKRVKSHILRLVNEKNPDAVILIDYPGFNLSIAKELHKLGKKIFYYISPQIWAWGKNRIDLIRKVVHKIIVVFPFEEKMYRDADVNVSFVGHPLLDVIENYQFDSKEEFFEQNSLDPSKKLLTIFPGSRKQELKKILPVVSDAAYRLKKDLDLNVAVAGLTTIPPEVYTEYFKDEFQLIFNKNYELMKYADAGIIKSGTSTLEAALFELPFVVVYKTSFLSYLIGKNLIQIDKISLANIVAGEKIVTELIQKDCNPQKIYSEIKELLVSEEKSTHIKMKLKRIKNLLGDKGASQRAAQIILSEI; via the coding sequence ATGAAAAATATTCTAATCATCGCTGGAGAAACTTCAGGGGATTTACACGGAAGCAATCTTGTAAAATCGATCATTCAACTTAATCCTTCAATTAAATTCTTTGGTATTGGCGGTGATAGAATGCAAGAAGCCGGCGTTGAATTAGTTTATCACATTAATTCGCTTTCGTTTATGGGATTTATTGAGGTTATCAAACACATTCCATATTTGAAAAGAGTAAAAAGTCACATCTTAAGGCTGGTCAATGAAAAAAATCCCGATGCGGTAATACTTATTGATTATCCTGGATTTAATCTTAGCATTGCAAAAGAACTTCACAAACTTGGTAAAAAGATTTTCTATTACATTTCACCGCAAATCTGGGCGTGGGGGAAAAATCGAATTGATCTGATAAGAAAAGTTGTGCATAAAATTATTGTTGTCTTTCCATTTGAAGAAAAAATGTACCGTGATGCTGATGTTAATGTTTCTTTCGTTGGTCATCCACTTCTTGATGTGATTGAAAATTATCAGTTTGATTCAAAAGAAGAATTTTTTGAACAAAATTCACTCGATCCGTCAAAAAAATTACTTACGATTTTCCCTGGCAGTAGAAAACAGGAATTAAAAAAAATTTTACCTGTCGTTTCAGATGCAGCTTATAGATTAAAAAAAGATCTGGATCTGAATGTTGCTGTTGCAGGACTTACAACAATCCCGCCTGAAGTCTATACAGAATATTTTAAAGATGAATTCCAATTAATCTTCAATAAAAATTATGAACTAATGAAATATGCAGATGCAGGAATAATTAAATCAGGTACATCGACCCTTGAAGCGGCTTTGTTTGAACTGCCGTTTGTTGTTGTTTACAAGACTTCATTTCTTAGTTATTTGATCGGGAAAAACTTGATTCAAATAGATAAAATATCTCTCGCCAATATAGTAGCAGGTGAAAAGATTGTAACAGAATTGATTCAAAAAGATTGCAATCCTCAAAAGATTTATAGTGAGATTAAAGAATTACTTGTGAGTGAAGAGAAATCAACTCATATAAAAATGAAGTTAAAGAGAATCAAAAATTTGCTGGGCGATAAAGGTGCTTCTCAAAGAGCTGCTCAAATAATTTTATCAGAGATTTGA
- a CDS encoding isoprenylcysteine carboxylmethyltransferase family protein has protein sequence MTAGQFFFKYRSYTPLPFLILMILYSNPNIYSMLIGFIFVCVGEFIRIWANSWAGSETRTTGGVGGTFLVISGPYAYVRNPLYIGNVIIYFGLGIMSNAVFPYLQIVALIYFLYQYYAIVKEEENFLKTKFGQAYEDYCKNVNRFLPKLKKYQNQSIEQPEFSWKKGWQSEVRSIQASLSVIGILLLIWLIRRV, from the coding sequence ATGACAGCAGGACAATTTTTCTTTAAATATCGCAGTTACACACCACTTCCTTTTCTCATACTGATGATTTTGTATTCCAATCCAAACATTTATTCGATGCTTATTGGATTTATATTTGTTTGTGTGGGTGAGTTTATCCGAATCTGGGCAAACTCATGGGCTGGTTCAGAAACACGAACAACTGGTGGAGTCGGCGGGACTTTTTTGGTTATCAGCGGACCTTATGCTTATGTAAGAAACCCGCTCTATATTGGAAATGTGATTATTTATTTCGGACTTGGAATAATGTCTAATGCGGTATTTCCTTACTTGCAGATTGTTGCTTTGATATACTTCCTTTATCAATATTATGCGATTGTCAAAGAGGAAGAAAATTTTTTGAAGACGAAATTTGGTCAGGCTTATGAAGATTATTGTAAAAATGTGAATAGATTTTTGCCGAAATTAAAAAAGTATCAAAACCAATCAATCGAGCAGCCGGAGTTTTCTTGGAAAAAAGGTTGGCAGTCAGAAGTTCGTTCAATTCAAGCATCTTTAAGTGTGATTGGAATTTTACTTCTAATCTGGCTAATTAGAAGAGTTTAA
- a CDS encoding MtnX-like HAD-IB family phosphatase, with translation MKKPEIKIFCDFDGTIAVEDIGNLFYREFGDPQICDDVVSKWREGKITSIGCLSTECRTIRNLTLEKAYDFIDQQKIDETFIDFVKFCKEKNLDLIIISDGLDLYINYILKKYNLDIKFFANSIRINDDGTAEMIFPYSDSVCLKCANCKRNHIINNSSDDDITIYIGDGHSDRCPIEYVDYIFAKKHLLKYCEINRISYSPFENFSDVKLAIEKLLSKKRIKKRNTAILKRRELYLLEP, from the coding sequence ATGAAAAAACCTGAGATCAAAATCTTTTGCGATTTCGATGGAACAATAGCAGTTGAAGATATCGGAAATTTATTCTATCGAGAATTTGGTGACCCACAAATTTGTGACGATGTTGTATCTAAATGGAGAGAAGGTAAAATTACCTCAATCGGATGCCTGAGTACAGAATGCCGAACAATTAGAAATCTAACTCTCGAAAAAGCTTACGATTTTATTGATCAACAAAAAATTGACGAAACATTCATTGACTTCGTAAAATTCTGCAAAGAAAAAAATCTTGATTTGATTATCATAAGTGATGGACTTGATTTATACATCAATTATATCTTAAAAAAATATAACCTAGATATTAAATTCTTTGCAAATTCAATTCGAATTAATGATGATGGAACAGCTGAGATGATTTTCCCTTACTCAGATTCAGTGTGTTTGAAATGCGCTAATTGTAAACGAAATCACATCATCAATAATTCCTCAGACGATGACATAACAATTTACATTGGCGATGGACATTCAGATCGATGTCCGATTGAATATGTTGATTACATTTTTGCTAAAAAGCATTTGTTGAAATATTGTGAAATAAATCGAATTTCCTATTCACCTTTTGAAAATTTTTCTGATGTTAAACTTGCAATCGAAAAACTTTTAAGTAAAAAGAGAATCAAAAAAAGAAATACAGCCATCCTCAAACGAAGAGAATTATATTTATTGGAGCCCTAA
- the smc gene encoding chromosome segregation protein SMC has translation MYLSKVEIFGFKSFANKVEIKFNSGLTAIVGPNGCGKTNVVDAIRWALGEQRTSVLRSDKMDNVIFNGTSSRKPLGMAEVSLTIQNNRHILPIEYSEVKITRRLFRSGESEYLINNTPCRLKDIQNLFMDTGMSSNAYSVIELKMIEDILSNRADDRRVLFEEAAGVNKYKHRRKAALRKLEAVKQDLVRVNDIYAEVQKKVNSLERQSKKAEQFNKLYQELRELEINLAERELVRLKKRIEEAQQNLSLLKDEKQKFINEINELDNQQQLFYKQLDEIEVKLEKKREEILRSTEDIYKIKENIIRNRERLNNNENNLNRLNKNILDNTEKISTLNNSIVETENKINQTQIDIEETRQLLAELEEKKVEYENYLQERNKELEEKRKELQQFYSEYNEIKSQHEKLNLRIQNNSDSIKSLNEKITKAEQTIEKLSKYIEELTQEHYRAKNRVSEAEIELSKAQDRKAEIEQQISKLKQEELETRSALNAIKNKIDFIQNLIDNLEGITRGTKELILKSDWNKGERILVADAGSTEEKYRIAVDNALRNYLSYILLQVKEDLKSGIEYLKNNQLGQANFYYPFEQKQNLWEKLNSFSQKRSRKKLERENGFISWLVDVIEYSKSWEKFFKRALGNVCIVDKLETAQYLVEKYPHFDFVTIDGDVIRSSGFVDVSGEKASTETAFGRKKILSELNDIFIKETYKLEQLTNKLSDLNSELKSINIKAYQDNLNMMKNDEAAIEKQLSQLQFERNKAIEEVEKLNLEISNFQKINDELNQKLEILNQELESRQLVINQKRSELNEQSAKIKEIESVHNKNLVKANEAKINLTKLESEVVNLRNLIERNKNEIISLEQDIEKFKKEIEQINNENIQLKNLIQELDLQEKTLEDGKKILNEELNIILGELNAIRQKVSENDKILHQKRSELDAVSERIHSDEMIINESKLNSKTLIDRLNEEYQYKPEYKEFDDLDTFNFAEAEERLQFLKNKIRSLGPVNSLAFQEYEEEKKRLEFLTEQRNDLIESEKELMQVIEEINQTAQKQFLDTFEKIRQNFIETFRTLFDPGDEADLKLEEGVDPLEARIEIIAKPKGKRPTSIDLLSQGEKTLTATALLFAIYLVKPSPFCILDEVDAPLDDANIKRFIRLINKFSENTQFIIVTHNKLTMEAAQTLYGVTMEEEGVSKIVAVRFTEEATVA, from the coding sequence ATGTATTTATCTAAAGTAGAAATTTTTGGCTTCAAATCTTTTGCAAATAAAGTTGAAATAAAATTTAATTCTGGATTAACGGCTATTGTCGGTCCTAACGGTTGCGGCAAAACAAATGTAGTCGATGCGATTCGTTGGGCACTTGGTGAACAAAGAACAAGTGTCCTTCGAAGTGATAAAATGGATAATGTCATCTTCAATGGAACATCAAGCCGCAAACCTCTTGGAATGGCTGAAGTTTCTTTAACAATTCAAAATAATAGACACATCCTGCCAATCGAATACAGTGAAGTAAAAATCACGAGAAGGTTATTCAGGTCTGGTGAAAGTGAGTATTTAATTAACAATACACCCTGCCGCCTGAAAGATATTCAAAATCTCTTTATGGATACTGGAATGAGCTCTAATGCTTATTCCGTAATCGAATTAAAAATGATCGAAGATATTTTAAGCAATCGTGCTGACGACAGAAGAGTTTTATTTGAAGAAGCAGCGGGTGTAAATAAGTACAAACACCGCAGAAAAGCAGCTCTGCGAAAACTCGAGGCAGTTAAACAGGATTTAGTTAGAGTTAATGATATTTATGCTGAAGTTCAGAAGAAAGTAAATTCTCTCGAAAGACAATCAAAGAAAGCTGAACAGTTCAATAAATTATATCAGGAATTACGAGAGCTTGAAATAAACTTAGCCGAACGAGAGCTGGTTAGACTGAAAAAGAGAATTGAAGAAGCTCAGCAAAATCTTTCCTTACTTAAAGATGAAAAGCAAAAATTTATAAATGAAATAAATGAGCTCGATAATCAACAGCAATTATTCTACAAACAACTTGATGAAATTGAAGTCAAGCTTGAAAAGAAAAGAGAGGAAATTCTTCGAAGCACTGAAGATATTTACAAGATCAAAGAAAACATTATAAGAAATAGGGAAAGGCTGAACAATAACGAAAATAATCTTAATCGACTAAATAAAAATATTCTCGATAATACAGAAAAAATTTCTACACTGAACAATTCAATAGTTGAAACAGAAAATAAGATCAACCAAACTCAGATTGATATCGAAGAAACTCGACAACTTCTGGCAGAACTCGAAGAGAAGAAGGTTGAATATGAGAATTATCTACAAGAAAGAAACAAAGAGTTAGAAGAAAAACGAAAAGAGCTTCAACAATTTTATTCTGAATACAATGAGATTAAAAGTCAACACGAAAAATTAAATCTCAGGATTCAAAACAATTCTGATAGTATTAAATCACTCAATGAAAAAATTACAAAAGCTGAACAGACAATTGAAAAACTCTCCAAGTATATCGAGGAATTAACGCAGGAGCATTACAGAGCTAAAAATCGAGTAAGTGAAGCTGAAATTGAGCTTTCAAAAGCTCAGGATCGAAAAGCTGAAATTGAACAGCAAATTTCAAAACTAAAACAGGAAGAACTTGAAACAAGGTCAGCTCTTAATGCTATTAAAAATAAAATAGATTTCATTCAGAACTTAATTGATAATCTCGAAGGAATTACGAGAGGTACAAAAGAGTTAATTTTAAAATCGGATTGGAATAAAGGCGAAAGAATTCTGGTTGCTGATGCTGGTTCAACTGAAGAGAAATATCGAATTGCAGTTGATAATGCTCTTAGAAATTATTTGAGTTACATTCTTCTGCAAGTCAAAGAAGATTTGAAAAGCGGTATTGAATATCTGAAAAATAATCAATTGGGTCAGGCGAATTTTTATTATCCATTTGAACAAAAACAAAATCTCTGGGAAAAACTTAATTCATTCTCTCAAAAAAGAAGTAGAAAAAAATTAGAAAGAGAAAATGGATTCATTTCCTGGTTGGTAGATGTAATCGAATACTCTAAAAGCTGGGAGAAATTTTTTAAACGAGCACTCGGTAATGTTTGTATTGTTGATAAACTTGAAACTGCACAATATCTCGTTGAAAAATATCCACACTTTGATTTTGTGACAATTGATGGTGATGTGATACGGTCGTCTGGATTTGTAGATGTGAGCGGCGAAAAAGCTTCAACTGAAACTGCTTTTGGAAGAAAGAAAATCCTCTCTGAGTTGAATGATATTTTTATTAAAGAGACCTACAAACTTGAACAATTGACTAACAAACTTTCTGATTTAAATTCTGAATTAAAATCAATCAATATCAAAGCCTACCAGGACAATCTGAATATGATGAAAAATGATGAAGCTGCAATTGAGAAACAACTCTCGCAGCTTCAATTCGAGAGAAACAAAGCCATTGAAGAAGTTGAAAAACTTAATCTTGAAATTTCAAATTTCCAGAAAATTAATGACGAGCTTAATCAAAAATTAGAAATTCTAAATCAAGAGTTAGAAAGCAGACAACTTGTCATTAATCAAAAAAGAAGCGAACTAAATGAACAGTCAGCTAAAATAAAAGAAATTGAAAGTGTTCATAACAAGAATCTCGTCAAAGCTAATGAAGCTAAAATTAACCTTACAAAACTTGAAAGTGAAGTTGTAAATCTCAGGAATTTAATTGAAAGAAATAAGAATGAAATAATTTCCTTAGAACAAGATATCGAAAAATTCAAAAAAGAAATTGAACAAATAAATAATGAAAATATTCAGTTAAAAAATTTAATACAGGAACTTGATCTTCAAGAGAAAACTCTTGAGGATGGCAAGAAAATACTTAACGAAGAATTAAACATCATTCTTGGCGAATTAAACGCAATCAGACAAAAAGTCTCGGAGAACGATAAAATACTTCATCAAAAAAGAAGCGAACTTGATGCAGTCAGTGAAAGAATTCACTCCGACGAGATGATAATCAATGAAAGTAAATTAAATTCAAAAACTCTGATCGATCGTTTAAATGAAGAATATCAGTACAAACCTGAATACAAAGAATTTGATGACCTCGATACTTTCAATTTTGCCGAAGCCGAAGAGAGATTACAATTCTTGAAAAATAAAATTCGTTCCCTTGGTCCTGTAAACTCTCTTGCATTTCAAGAATATGAAGAAGAAAAGAAAAGGCTTGAATTTTTAACCGAGCAGAGAAATGATTTAATTGAATCAGAAAAAGAATTGATGCAGGTAATTGAAGAAATCAATCAAACAGCTCAAAAGCAATTTCTCGATACATTTGAAAAAATCCGTCAAAACTTTATTGAAACATTTCGAACTCTATTTGATCCAGGCGATGAAGCTGATTTAAAACTTGAGGAAGGTGTCGATCCACTTGAAGCAAGAATTGAAATAATTGCAAAGCCTAAAGGTAAAAGACCAACTTCAATTGATTTACTTTCACAGGGTGAAAAAACATTAACAGCAACAGCTCTCCTTTTTGCAATTTATTTAGTTAAGCCAAGTCCCTTCTGCATTTTAGATGAAGTTGATGCTCCTCTTGATGATGCAAACATTAAACGGTTTATCAGGCTGATAAATAAATTTTCCGAGAACACCCAGTTTATCATCGTCACGCATAACAAACTGACAATGGAAGCAGCTCAGACGCTTTACGGCGTTACAATGGAAGAAGAAGGTGTTTCAAAAATTGTGGCGGTGAGATTTACTGAGGAGGCAACAGTTGCTTGA
- a CDS encoding triose-phosphate isomerase: MRKKLVAGNWKMYKDKSETAELISQLKEKLKENTPDVEIAICPPFTSIELAGELIKNSPIHLGAQNMHTEIEGAYTGEISAKMLKSFGVEYVILGHSERRTYFKESDEFINQKIKRAIEFDIKPIFCLGETLEEREAGKTFEVVENQLTKGLSGVSRLDLRKIVIAYEPVWAIGTGRTASPEQAQEVHSFLRRKIAELFDSEISQEIKILYGGSVKPDNAKNLFKQPDIDGGLIGGACLKADSFYEIILAAQF; encoded by the coding sequence ATGCGGAAGAAACTTGTTGCTGGTAATTGGAAAATGTATAAAGATAAATCCGAAACAGCTGAATTAATTTCACAATTGAAGGAAAAACTAAAAGAAAATACTCCTGATGTGGAAATCGCAATTTGCCCACCTTTTACATCAATTGAACTTGCAGGTGAATTAATAAAAAATTCTCCGATTCATTTAGGCGCTCAAAATATGCACACTGAAATTGAGGGAGCCTACACTGGTGAAATTTCAGCGAAAATGCTTAAATCATTCGGAGTTGAATATGTAATTTTGGGTCACTCTGAAAGACGGACTTACTTTAAAGAAAGTGACGAGTTTATAAATCAAAAAATCAAAAGAGCAATTGAATTTGACATAAAACCAATCTTTTGTTTGGGAGAGACACTGGAAGAAAGAGAGGCAGGAAAAACTTTTGAAGTAGTTGAAAATCAACTTACAAAAGGACTTTCAGGTGTTTCAAGATTAGACCTTCGAAAAATAGTAATTGCTTATGAACCAGTCTGGGCAATTGGAACAGGTCGAACAGCAAGCCCTGAACAGGCTCAGGAAGTTCATTCTTTTTTGCGCAGAAAAATTGCCGAGCTTTTTGACTCAGAAATTTCTCAGGAAATTAAAATTCTTTATGGTGGAAGCGTTAAACCTGATAATGCAAAAAATTTATTCAAGCAACCAGATATTGACGGTGGTTTAATTGGAGGTGCATGTTTGAAAGCAGATTCATTTTATGAAATTATTCTTGCAGCTCAATTTTAG
- a CDS encoding alpha/beta hydrolase, translating to MKYNVPNCSLFARVEGEGEPLIFIHGFPLNHRMWEPQIQFLSSSGFKVIAPDLRGFGDSLVDIQEWTMDDFANDIICLADNLGIQKFVVAGMSMGGYITFNLLERFGDRISKAILIATKAQADDEAAKNRRNELIQAAKTSGKTPVIEAFKKILFAPITWERNIRLVEKVSILMERASLNGIIGSLGAMRDRKDYVDFLEKIEIPVLIIHGKSDLASPLQNAELMVSKIKNAQFYFSDVAGHMVNLEDTDNVNQAILQFLKN from the coding sequence ATGAAATATAATGTTCCAAACTGTTCTCTTTTTGCACGAGTAGAGGGTGAAGGTGAGCCTTTAATTTTTATCCATGGGTTTCCTTTAAATCATAGAATGTGGGAACCTCAAATTCAATTTTTATCCTCATCTGGTTTCAAAGTCATTGCCCCAGACTTACGAGGTTTTGGAGATTCTTTGGTAGACATTCAGGAATGGACTATGGATGATTTTGCAAATGATATCATCTGCCTGGCAGATAATTTGGGAATACAAAAATTTGTAGTTGCAGGTATGAGTATGGGAGGTTATATAACCTTTAATCTTTTAGAAAGATTTGGTGATAGAATCTCCAAAGCGATTTTGATTGCAACTAAAGCACAAGCTGATGACGAAGCAGCAAAAAACCGACGCAATGAATTAATCCAGGCTGCAAAAACTTCTGGAAAAACACCTGTTATTGAAGCATTCAAGAAAATTTTATTTGCTCCAATAACCTGGGAAAGAAATATTAGACTTGTTGAGAAGGTCTCAATTCTAATGGAACGAGCAAGCTTAAATGGAATAATTGGTTCATTGGGTGCAATGAGAGATCGGAAAGATTATGTTGATTTTCTTGAAAAAATTGAAATACCTGTCTTGATAATCCATGGCAAAAGTGATCTTGCAAGTCCGCTCCAGAATGCTGAATTAATGGTAAGTAAAATTAAAAATGCACAATTTTATTTTTCTGATGTAGCTGGTCATATGGTAAACCTTGAAGACACTGATAATGTGAATCAGGCAATCTTACAATTTCTTAAGAACTAA